GCTTGGGGCAACTCTGCCGTTTCAGCAAGGCTTTCAAAAATTTCTAAAAGAACTAATTTTGTATTATGTGATAGATTTCCTAAGTCATTTTCAAATAAATACAGTAAAGAATCAATTACTCTTTCTGATTCCATTGATATAAGTATTTTTGCTAAAATTCTCTTTTTTTCTAAATCTAGCTCAATAAAAGAATCTATTAAATCAGAAAGATAATATCGTTCATTTTTTTGAAAATATAACTCAATTATATTATATACTTTTTTATCAGAAATTACCACTGATAATAAATATTCTATATTAATATTTCTATTATTTTTTAAGTATTTTTTTATACGATATTCATTTTTAAATTCATTAATAATGAACACTATAGTTAAAGCTAAAAATAGAATAAGTAAAAGCAAGAAAAAATATATTCTATTTTGATTACTGTTTTTTATAATATCAGCAAAATCCTTAATAAAAAACATCAAAGGAAAAATAACTAAAAAGAAAAGGCCTATAATAAAAAAGTCCAATACTTTATTTTTTGAAAAAACAAAGAAGATAATCCCTAAGAAAAATATGATTACTTGTAAAAAACTAGTCTGTCTTAAATAATATAAAATATCTATTGAACTAAGAACCTTACGTTTATTTATAAGACCAATACCTAAGAAACCTTGTTCAAAGAGTTCATCATTTATAGAGACTGAGTTTTTCTTTATTAATTCCATACCTTGCTCAACACTAATCTTATCATCATATGCTAATACACTTGCCAATAAGCCAGCAACCCGTGGCGCTGCAAGGGATGTACCACTGCTACTATAATTTCCAAAAGTCATACTTCCATAATTATAATTTAAAAAACTAAATCGTATGTTTCCATTAGCAGCTATATCAATATATTCTCCATAATTAGAATACTCTGCCTTACCCCTTCGAGCAGCTGAAGCAACTGCTATAGTTTCTTCAAAGCCAGCTGGATATATAGGTATCGAAGAATTGTCATTACCAGCTGCCGCAATAACTCCAACTCCTAATTCCTCTAGCTTTTTTATAAGCTCATGATGGACAGAATCATAATTATAAAAAGCTAGACTAATATTAACTATTACTCTCTTCTCTGGATAAGCTTCTTTGTAATTAATTACCTTTTGCAAATGACCCAAATAAACATCATAGGATCCTCTTCCTTCTTCTAATATATCCAAAGGAACTATCTCTATGTTTATCTTTGGCGTTTCTCCTTTAATCGTTTTAACAATGTTAGACCCATGTGTAATCTGCTCCCCATAGATAGTTCTTCCACCTATATACTCTTCTTCTTGCCAACTATCTACAACAAAAATAATTAAGTCAGAAGGAGTTAAGTCGTTTTCTATGACTGTTATAAAAAATATAATAAGAAACAAAAATAAGATACTTATTAATAAGGTCTTGTTCATAGCACTCAACTCCATTTAAAGTATTAAACTCAAGTTTCATATAAGTGTATAGTTATATAAAATATTAGAATCACAAATCAAAAAATGATATAATCTTAAATAAAAGAAGGATATTCCTTAATTTAAGTCGAATATTTAAATATAGTAATATTTAAAAATAATAAATTTTTTTACTATTACAGGAGGAAAAAATATGGAAGAATTTCTACGACCATTTTATCATGCTGCCGACAATGTTTTTAAAGATATGTTTTCACTTGAAGTTCAAAAAGGATTATTCCAATCACATCAAAAATATATTACTACACTAGAAGCTAATATAAACATTGGTGTTACAGGTGATTTAACTGGTTCTGTTATTTATAGTTTTTCTAAAGACTTTGCCTTATCTATTGCGAATATGATGGCTGGTATGGAATTTGATGAACTTAATGAATTTGTAGGCTCTGCAGTAGGAGAATTAGCTAATATAATTAGTGGAAATGCTATGACGAAATTATCTGAATATAATTATCATTGCGACATAGTGCCACCAGAAGTATTTTTAGGTCTAGGTAAATCTATGATTATCACTAATAGTAATATTATAACAATTCCAATAAAAACAGACATAGGAAACTTTGATATTAATGTATCTGTAAAAACACGTTAAATCAAGTGGCTATTATAATTATGCTGATAAAAAACTATGCTTAGCAATTACATACATTAGATTATAAATAAGTAATTATAATAGCCACAGCTTTATTATGAAAGTGCTTTATTAATGATCTCTTCGATCTTTTTGACTTGCTTAGTATTTAGTGACTTTATTGGCGACTTACAGATAGGCTCTATATTTCGACCCATTACTGCTACAGCTTGTTTGATTGCCGGAAAAAAGGGATCTGAGACTTTGTAAATATCCATTAAGATACTAATTTTATTACTTAACTTAGCTATTGTTTTAAAATCATTAGCATGATAAGCTTGATATAATTCTGCAAATAAAGACGGGACTACATTAGATAGTCCTCCAATTAGACCATCCCCTCCTGCCATCAAATTAGGTAGAAAATATTCATCAAATCCTGAAAGCACAGCGAAATTATCTAGTTCCTCCTTAGCCTTAGTAATAATTTCTCTAGTATGACTTATGGTATCCATAGTATCTTTAATCCCTACTATATTAGCAAAATCTTTTCCCAATCTATGTATCAATTGAGGATCCATATTCACCCCACTACGAGCAGGAAAGTTATATAAAAAGATATCTATATCTACATTTACAGCTAGCTCTTTATAATAATCATATAAAATTTCATCATTAAATTGAAAAAAATAAGGTGTAATTATTGCAACAGCATCTGCGCCTTCTTTAGCTGAATATTGACTTAAGGCAATTACTTCCTCAACTACAGTTCCACCTGTTCCTATTAAAACAGGTACACGATTACGAACTGTCTTAACTACAAAAGATATAAATTCTTTCTTCTCTTCTTCTTCCATGGCAAAAAACTCACCAATACTACCAAGAAACAAAATACCATTTACTCCAGCATCTATCAAATATTCGATATGTTCTTGATTAGCTTTATAATTAATTTCTTTTTTTTCATTGAAAACCGTAATACTTGGTGTAATTATTCCTTTAATCATCTTTTATCCTCCACTCTTTTTATCATTTTAGCATAGAATCACTGATTCGTCTTTTATAACTCTACTTCGCAGATGAATTTATCGCATAAAGCATACTTAGCCATGACGGCTTCAATAGCCTAATACCCAACTTTTAAAAAAGTAGTACCTTCAGGTGTAAATTTTCCTAGCGTGTATAAAAGAGAATTTACGTATAAACCCATTCACAAGACACTAGCGTTTTTCTGGATCTAATTCAAGGTAGGCTCCCTTCATAGCTGATGTAGCTAATTGTGTGAATATACCTAGACTACCTTTTAAAAACTTCAACTTTGGTTTTTCCCATTTCTGATATCTTTTCTCTAAAATCTTAGCTACTTCCTCTAAAGATTTCTTTTCGCCTTTTACACCGACGATATTCAAAGTTCGATTTTTAATATCTATATTAATCAAGTCATTGTCTTTCAATAAAGCTATCGGTCCACCTTCTACTGCTTCAGGAGAAACATGTCCAATAGCAGGCCCTCTAGTAGCTCCTGAAAAACGTCCATCAGTAATTAAAGCAATAGATTTCGCCAAGTCTGGATCAGAGGCGATTGCCTCTGTTGTATAAAACATTTCTGGCATCCCAGAACCCTTTGGCCCTTCATAACGAATAATAATAATCTCAGCAGGATTGATATCCTTATCTAAAACTGCCTGCATAGCATCCTCTTCCCGATTAAATACCCTTGCTTTACCTGTAAAAGATAACATTCCATCAGGTAGTGCTGAATGTTTAACAACTGCACCATCAGGTGCTAAATTACCTCTAAGTACAGCAACTGCTCCTTCTTCATTAATAGGAGAATCTACGGGAAAAATCACCTTATCGATTTCAGGCATATTTTCCGGCTTCTTGTCCATCCCTTTCATATAAGAGAATCCTTCGAGCGATTCAAGATTATCTCCTAAGCTTTCACCTGTAATAGTTAAGACATCCAGATTCAAGTATTTACTCAGCCTCTTCATAATTTCAGGAACAGCTCCTGAATGCCAAAAATACTGAGTAGGATAATCCCCACTAGGAATTGTGTTCACTAAAAATGGTACCTTGCGGTGAATCTCATCAAAAAGGTCCGCATCTATCTCCATTCCCAATTCATGAGCAATGGCTGGTATATGCAGTAAAGCGTTTGTTGAGCCTCCAATAGCAGCATGAATCATTATTGCATTTCGCAAAGACCCTTCACTTACTATATCCTGAACTTTAATATTTTTATTCACCAAGTTCATTAGATAATATGATGCTAATTCAGTCATCTCATGTAAATATTCACTATTTGCTGGAATCAAAGCTGAGCCTGGTAAAGCAAGCCCTAATGCTTCAGCCATTACCTGCATTGTAGAGGCAGTTCCCATGAACTGGCAAGCTCCACAAGAAGGACATGCTGATTTTTGAGACTCCAAATACTTTTCTTTGGGAATCTCTCCTTTTTTATATTGAGCATAATAACGGGCAGTCATATCAACAGTTACTCCATCTTTTCCTAATACCATAGAGCCCCCTGGAACATAAACAGTAGGCATATTAAGTCTGGCTGCAGCCATTAAATGACCAGGAACGGCCTTATCACATGAGGAAATCATAACAATCCCATCATGAGGTGTAGCTTTTGCCTGTATTTCTACCATATTTGCTATCATCTCACGAGACACTAAAGAATAATTCATCCCATCATGTCCCTGAGCTATCCCATCACACATATCACTTACAATAAAAGAAGCACCTTTTGCTCCTTTTTTGGCTAAACTTTTTAGTGTTGTATCCACTAATTTATCAAGATGAAAACTACCAGGATGCCCATAGCCGTATGTACTACTTACCATTATCTGTGCTTTATCTAAGTCTTCTATTTCCCAATCCATGCCTAATTTCAATGCATCTAATTCAGGTCCGATTTCTCTTATTTTCTGGCTATATAACATCTTTACTCCCCTTTATATATAGTTTTAAATTTGGATTTCTCTTATTAAAATACTCTTCTTCTTTATTTTTATTATATCACAATCAAAGCTTAAATTAAATTCAACTTTATGATTTAAAAAGAGATAGTGACGAGGGCAAGCTCCTAAGTTATCAAATTTTATCAAAAAGCCTAAAGAAAACTCCATCAAAATCTTTGATTTAGGTGGAGAGGTTCACAATATATTTAAATCCGAGTATTGTAGATATATTAAATAGAATTTCTAGTATAATCGGACATGAAGAATTGCTTTATAATCATTAGATATGGTATAATTTATATAAAATTAGCCATATCTAATATATTAATTTGTAAAATTAAATTTGTGGTATTTACTCTTTGTAGTATTTACTTACAGTTATAATGCATAAATTAATTATGAAAGAATCATAATTAGAAAAAGAAAAATGGGAGGAATAAAAATGAAATCATCAATTATTTGGGGTCTTATTGTTATTTTTATTGGTACTGTATTATTATTAAACAATTTTGGAGTAACAGACATTAGTATAGGCGAAATCCTTACTACATTCTGGCCAGTTGTCTTTATTATCTGGGGAATTGAAACTATGGGGGATGCTAAAAACAAGTACAGAAAAAATGATATAATATGGGGGCTTTTACTTATAGCACTAGGTGCTGGAATAATTGCAAGAAATTTAGATCTTATTGAATTTGATTTCTCAATCATCTGGAACTTAATTTTCCCACTTATATTAATCTATATTGGTATTAGTATCTTTCGCGGAGGCAAAATATCAAACAAAGGTCAATGGGCAGTGATGAGTGCAATTGAGAAAAGTGAAGCAAATCTTGAAAATACACAATATACAGCTTTTATGGGTGCTGTAGAACTTGATTTAAGAAATACAGAAATTCCAGAGGGAGAAACTTATATGGATCTAACAGCCATTATGGGGGCCGTAGAAGTAAAACTTAACCCTGATATTAATTATATTTTTACAAACAACACTTTCCTGGGAGGAATTGAGTTTTTTAATAATGAAAGTGGAGGCATTCTTTTAAACAAAAAGTATGAGCATATTGGAAATGAAGAATCTAATAAGACTGTCATTATAAATACACGTTGTATTATGGGAGCTATAGAGATTGATTAATTATAATACTCAAGTTTCGGAGTTTGATTAATACTGTGAAGCCAGATTAGCCATACAAGGAAAAAGGTGTCTCAATTGAGACACCTTTTTTATCTTTAGAAAGAAATACAAACTATCTAAATTTTGTTATATATACATAATATATTCTTGACACAAAGTTATCCAAACTATATAATTATATTATAATATACTAATATAGTTTGGAGTGAAAAAATGATAAGCAAACTAAAGAGTCAACTATTTAAAGGCTTAGCACATCCTATAAGAATTGAGATTATAGAATTACTTAAAGATCAAGAATTATGTGTATGTACAATCTATGAGGAATTAGAACAAAGTCAATCAAATATATCCCAACATCTAAATAAACTAAAATCATATCAAATTTTAGAAAGTCGCAAAGATGGTCTCAAGGTTTTTTATCGTTTAAAGGATAAAAAAATTTTGAAAATTCTAGACCTTGCTAAAAGTATTATAGTAAAACAAATTCAGGTTGCAAGAGAAAGTTTGTTAAAGGAGAATAAGGATGATTAGATATCTGGCAGATCTTTTAATATATAAGTTATTTGGCTTTGAAGCTGGGACGAGACTGGGAGATTCACTTCATTTTTTCGTTTATGATACTATTAAAATTTTGTTCTTATTAGCGATAATGATATTTTTCATTTCATTAATCCGTAGCTACTTCCCACCTGAAAGAACTAAAAAAATCTTAGAAAAACAGCCAAAGTTTTTTGGCAACGTCCTGGCTTCTTTATTAGGTGTAGTTACTCCTTTTTGCTCCTGTTCTTCTGTTCCAATTTTCATTGGTTTCATAGAATCAGGAGTTCCACTGGGAATGACTTTTTCTTTTTTGATAACTTCACCAATAGTAAATCAAATAGCCCTTGTGATGTTATACTCTCTTTTCGGCTGGCAGATAGCTACAATCTATCTTTTAAGTGGTATCTTTGTAGGAGTAATTGGTGGTATCATTATTGAAACCTTACACCTGGAAAATGAAGTTGAAGAATATGTCTATCAAATTTCAATAGATAAACAGGAAATAGAAGAATTAAATATGCAAGAAAGAATTGATTTTGCTAAAAACGAAGTGAAGGATATTGTTAGTCGTATCTGGAAATATGTTTTAATAGGCATCGGTATTGGGGCATTTATCTATGGTTATGCACCTGAAGATCTTTTGACTCAATATGCAGGCCCCGGTAATCCTTTTGCAGTTCTTATTGCAGTAATACTGGGAATCCCACTCTATGCCAATGTAGTAGGGGTAATACCTATAGTACAATCACTTTTAAGTAAAGGTGTAGCAATAGGTACTGGTCTAAGCTTTATGATGTCAATAACAGCATTATCCTTACCCGCTTTGATTATACTACGTAAAGTAATCAAGCCAAAATTATTAATCATTTTTGTTACAGTAGTAGCTCTATCAATTATCGGATTAGGGTATTTGTTTAATTTTCTATTAATCTAAATAATAATATCATGATGAAGGGAGGATTCTTA
The Halanaerobiaceae bacterium ANBcell28 genome window above contains:
- a CDS encoding S8 family serine peptidase codes for the protein MNKTLLISILFLFLIIFFITVIENDLTPSDLIIFVVDSWQEEEYIGGRTIYGEQITHGSNIVKTIKGETPKINIEIVPLDILEEGRGSYDVYLGHLQKVINYKEAYPEKRVIVNISLAFYNYDSVHHELIKKLEELGVGVIAAAGNDNSSIPIYPAGFEETIAVASAARRGKAEYSNYGEYIDIAANGNIRFSFLNYNYGSMTFGNYSSSGTSLAAPRVAGLLASVLAYDDKISVEQGMELIKKNSVSINDELFEQGFLGIGLINKRKVLSSIDILYYLRQTSFLQVIIFFLGIIFFVFSKNKVLDFFIIGLFFLVIFPLMFFIKDFADIIKNSNQNRIYFFLLLLILFLALTIVFIINEFKNEYRIKKYLKNNRNINIEYLLSVVISDKKVYNIIELYFQKNERYYLSDLIDSFIELDLEKKRILAKILISMESERVIDSLLYLFENDLGNLSHNTKLVLLEIFESLAETAELPQAICQNIILNNNEDTWLRYQALRTFFYTYKDKKELITFLKSLLKDREELISMEARGLLKELNN
- a CDS encoding chemotaxis protein CheX, which produces MEEFLRPFYHAADNVFKDMFSLEVQKGLFQSHQKYITTLEANINIGVTGDLTGSVIYSFSKDFALSIANMMAGMEFDELNEFVGSAVGELANIISGNAMTKLSEYNYHCDIVPPEVFLGLGKSMIITNSNIITIPIKTDIGNFDINVSVKTR
- a CDS encoding dihydrodipicolinate synthase family protein, encoding MIKGIITPSITVFNEKKEINYKANQEHIEYLIDAGVNGILFLGSIGEFFAMEEEEKKEFISFVVKTVRNRVPVLIGTGGTVVEEVIALSQYSAKEGADAVAIITPYFFQFNDEILYDYYKELAVNVDIDIFLYNFPARSGVNMDPQLIHRLGKDFANIVGIKDTMDTISHTREIITKAKEELDNFAVLSGFDEYFLPNLMAGGDGLIGGLSNVVPSLFAELYQAYHANDFKTIAKLSNKISILMDIYKVSDPFFPAIKQAVAVMGRNIEPICKSPIKSLNTKQVKKIEEIINKALS
- the ilvD gene encoding dihydroxy-acid dehydratase, whose protein sequence is MLYSQKIREIGPELDALKLGMDWEIEDLDKAQIMVSSTYGYGHPGSFHLDKLVDTTLKSLAKKGAKGASFIVSDMCDGIAQGHDGMNYSLVSREMIANMVEIQAKATPHDGIVMISSCDKAVPGHLMAAARLNMPTVYVPGGSMVLGKDGVTVDMTARYYAQYKKGEIPKEKYLESQKSACPSCGACQFMGTASTMQVMAEALGLALPGSALIPANSEYLHEMTELASYYLMNLVNKNIKVQDIVSEGSLRNAIMIHAAIGGSTNALLHIPAIAHELGMEIDADLFDEIHRKVPFLVNTIPSGDYPTQYFWHSGAVPEIMKRLSKYLNLDVLTITGESLGDNLESLEGFSYMKGMDKKPENMPEIDKVIFPVDSPINEEGAVAVLRGNLAPDGAVVKHSALPDGMLSFTGKARVFNREEDAMQAVLDKDINPAEIIIIRYEGPKGSGMPEMFYTTEAIASDPDLAKSIALITDGRFSGATRGPAIGHVSPEAVEGGPIALLKDNDLINIDIKNRTLNIVGVKGEKKSLEEVAKILEKRYQKWEKPKLKFLKGSLGIFTQLATSAMKGAYLELDPEKR
- a CDS encoding LiaF domain-containing protein; protein product: MKSSIIWGLIVIFIGTVLLLNNFGVTDISIGEILTTFWPVVFIIWGIETMGDAKNKYRKNDIIWGLLLIALGAGIIARNLDLIEFDFSIIWNLIFPLILIYIGISIFRGGKISNKGQWAVMSAIEKSEANLENTQYTAFMGAVELDLRNTEIPEGETYMDLTAIMGAVEVKLNPDINYIFTNNTFLGGIEFFNNESGGILLNKKYEHIGNEESNKTVIINTRCIMGAIEID
- a CDS encoding metalloregulator ArsR/SmtB family transcription factor — its product is MISKLKSQLFKGLAHPIRIEIIELLKDQELCVCTIYEELEQSQSNISQHLNKLKSYQILESRKDGLKVFYRLKDKKILKILDLAKSIIVKQIQVARESLLKENKDD
- a CDS encoding permease; amino-acid sequence: MIRYLADLLIYKLFGFEAGTRLGDSLHFFVYDTIKILFLLAIMIFFISLIRSYFPPERTKKILEKQPKFFGNVLASLLGVVTPFCSCSSVPIFIGFIESGVPLGMTFSFLITSPIVNQIALVMLYSLFGWQIATIYLLSGIFVGVIGGIIIETLHLENEVEEYVYQISIDKQEIEELNMQERIDFAKNEVKDIVSRIWKYVLIGIGIGAFIYGYAPEDLLTQYAGPGNPFAVLIAVILGIPLYANVVGVIPIVQSLLSKGVAIGTGLSFMMSITALSLPALIILRKVIKPKLLIIFVTVVALSIIGLGYLFNFLLI